In Polaromonas sp. JS666, one genomic interval encodes:
- a CDS encoding enoyl-CoA hydratase/isomerase family protein, which yields MSRRIDIAPHLHAEIGDNGVAELVLGPEGGMPTTDAQGHAALGTVWAQLAAEPGVRCILVRSVGKGFCAGGTLDLVQDMLGSESARLRVMREGRAIVQGMIDCDVPIVTAINGAAVGAGAAVALLADVSIAGHKAKIIDGHTKLGVAAGDHAALIWPLLCGMARAKYHLLMCSTLDGIEAERIGLVSLAVPDDQLLDKAREVARTLAAGSPTALAFTKRSLNHWLRAAWPAFEHSLALEMLGFAGADAREGFAALNEKRAPRFAPD from the coding sequence ATGAGCCGCAGAATCGACATCGCGCCCCATCTGCATGCGGAGATCGGCGACAACGGCGTGGCTGAACTGGTGTTGGGTCCCGAGGGTGGCATGCCCACCACCGACGCCCAGGGTCATGCCGCGCTTGGCACCGTCTGGGCGCAGCTGGCGGCCGAGCCCGGCGTGCGCTGCATCCTGGTGCGCAGTGTCGGCAAGGGCTTTTGCGCGGGCGGCACGCTCGACCTCGTGCAGGACATGCTGGGCAGCGAATCCGCACGCCTGCGCGTGATGCGGGAAGGCCGCGCCATCGTGCAGGGCATGATCGACTGTGATGTGCCCATCGTCACGGCCATCAACGGCGCGGCGGTAGGCGCGGGTGCGGCGGTGGCCTTGCTGGCCGATGTGTCCATCGCGGGCCACAAAGCCAAAATCATCGACGGCCACACCAAACTCGGCGTGGCCGCCGGCGATCATGCCGCGCTCATCTGGCCCTTGCTGTGCGGCATGGCCCGTGCCAAGTACCACTTGCTGATGTGTTCCACGCTCGACGGCATTGAGGCCGAACGCATCGGCCTGGTCAGCCTGGCGGTGCCCGACGACCAGTTGCTGGACAAGGCGCGTGAGGTGGCCCGCACGCTGGCCGCCGGCAGCCCCACGGCATTGGCTTTCACCAAGCGCAGCCTGAACCACTGGCTGCGCGCGGCCTGGCCCGCCTTCGAGCATTCCCTGGCGCTGGAGATGCTGGGCTTTGCCGGCGCCGACGCGCGTGAGGGCTTCGCGGCACTGAACGAAAAACGTGCACCGCGCTTCGCCCCGGACTGA
- a CDS encoding Mut7-C RNAse domain-containing protein yields MVMASFRFYEELNEFLAPERRGREFACPCARAATTKHMIEALGVPHTEVELVLVNGESVGFDRQLREGDRVAVYPKFEALDVTPLLRVRGQTLRVTRFVADAHLGGLAHLLRMAGFDTLYDNHFRDEEIERIAAEQGRIVLTRDRDLLKRRTITHGCYVHALRTELQLREIFGRLDLARSARPFTLCLHCNAPLHAIEKMRVATMLPPQVREHYQRFSACDVCHRVFWEGSHWRRMRLMLDGLLS; encoded by the coding sequence ATGGTCATGGCGAGTTTTCGCTTCTACGAGGAGCTCAATGAGTTTCTCGCGCCTGAGCGGCGCGGGCGCGAGTTCGCCTGCCCCTGCGCGCGGGCGGCGACCACCAAGCACATGATTGAAGCGCTGGGTGTACCGCACACCGAGGTCGAACTGGTGCTGGTCAACGGCGAGTCGGTCGGCTTCGACCGCCAGCTGCGCGAGGGCGATCGTGTGGCCGTGTACCCGAAGTTCGAGGCGCTCGATGTCACGCCGCTGCTGCGCGTGCGTGGGCAGACTTTGCGCGTGACGCGCTTCGTCGCCGATGCGCATCTGGGCGGACTGGCTCACTTGCTGCGCATGGCCGGCTTCGATACCCTGTACGACAACCATTTTCGCGATGAGGAGATCGAACGCATCGCCGCTGAACAGGGGCGGATCGTCCTGACGCGGGATCGCGACCTGCTCAAGCGCCGCACCATCACCCATGGCTGCTACGTGCATGCACTGCGAACGGAGCTGCAGTTGCGCGAAATTTTCGGGCGGCTCGACCTGGCGCGCAGTGCACGGCCATTCACGCTGTGCCTGCATTGCAATGCGCCCTTGCATGCGATCGAGAAGATGCGGGTCGCGACCATGCTGCCGCCGCAAGTGCGTGAGCACTACCAGCGCTTCAGCGCCTGCGATGTATGCCATCGCGTGTTCTGGGAAGGGTCGCACTGGCGGCGCATGCGTTTGATGCTGGACGGCTTGTTGTCATGA
- a CDS encoding DUF1345 domain-containing protein: MRKHLSETTGPQRLGFGLLVGLITAALPVPTGWQFRGLLGWCAGVAVYLLLAWWLCVRFDAQRTRERAQAQDEPNVVLFLLMLLATLACVAAIIAMMQQTRDLSGLQRTLHVALSMGALATSWLFIQTMFAFHYAHRYYQAEQRQQPDHAGLQFPGGLDPDYFDFLYYAHVVGMTSQVSDVQVTSRDMRRLTLLHSVLSFGFNMLILALSINVVASALQ, translated from the coding sequence ATGCGCAAACACCTTTCTGAAACCACCGGCCCGCAGCGCCTGGGCTTTGGCTTGCTGGTTGGCTTGATCACTGCGGCGCTGCCTGTTCCTACGGGATGGCAGTTTCGCGGACTGCTGGGCTGGTGTGCGGGTGTTGCCGTCTATTTGTTGCTGGCCTGGTGGCTGTGTGTGCGTTTTGATGCCCAGCGCACGCGTGAGCGCGCCCAGGCGCAGGACGAACCGAATGTGGTGCTGTTCCTGTTGATGCTGCTGGCCACCCTGGCCTGCGTGGCGGCCATCATCGCCATGATGCAGCAGACCCGGGACCTGTCCGGCTTGCAGCGCACACTGCATGTTGCGCTGTCCATGGGGGCGCTGGCGACCTCCTGGCTGTTCATCCAGACCATGTTCGCGTTTCACTACGCACACCGTTACTACCAGGCGGAACAGCGCCAGCAGCCGGACCATGCCGGCCTGCAGTTCCCGGGTGGACTGGACCCGGACTATTTCGACTTTCTCTACTACGCTCACGTCGTCGGCATGACTTCGCAGGTGTCTGACGTGCAGGTGACGTCGCGCGACATGCGCCGCCTCACGCTGCTGCATAGTGTGCTGTCGTTTGGCTTCAACATGCTGATTCTCGCGCTCAGCATCAATGTGGTGGCCAGCGCCCTGCAGTAG
- a CDS encoding DMT family transporter, whose translation MTSSTTGLASSAASSAAPSAAPSAASPATLAAPKSWLTDFVLLAAIWGSSFLFMRISTGEFGPLPTAAVRVAIAALFLLPMVWLRGLLPELKKNWKRTFFIGLLNSGIPFACFSFALLSITTGLSAILNATVPMFGALVAWAWLKDKPNVSRVLGLVVGFAGVAMLAWDKATFKPDASGVAPGWAVLACLLACVCYGVSASYTKRYLSGLPPLVTAAGSQIGATLGLALPALWLWPARMPGTSAWLALLAVGVLCTGLAYILFFRLIENAGPQRALSVTFVVPMFAVLYGVLLLGEAVTTWMVVCAAVIVCGTALSTGLLKLQRAQPLSTQQPKP comes from the coding sequence TTGACCTCATCCACCACCGGGCTGGCATCATCCGCGGCATCATCCGCGGCACCATCCGCGGCACCATCCGCGGCATCACCCGCGACCCTGGCTGCACCCAAAAGCTGGCTGACCGATTTTGTGCTGCTCGCGGCCATCTGGGGTTCGTCCTTTCTCTTCATGCGCATCAGCACGGGGGAATTCGGCCCGCTGCCGACCGCCGCCGTGCGCGTGGCGATTGCCGCCCTCTTCCTGCTGCCCATGGTGTGGCTGCGCGGCCTGCTGCCGGAACTGAAGAAAAACTGGAAGCGGACTTTCTTCATCGGCCTGCTCAACTCCGGCATTCCGTTTGCGTGCTTTTCGTTTGCGCTGCTGTCCATCACCACCGGGCTCTCGGCCATTCTGAACGCCACCGTGCCGATGTTTGGCGCGCTGGTCGCTTGGGCTTGGCTCAAGGACAAACCCAATGTCTCGCGCGTGCTGGGCCTGGTCGTCGGCTTTGCCGGCGTGGCCATGCTGGCCTGGGACAAAGCCACCTTCAAGCCCGACGCCTCGGGCGTGGCGCCTGGCTGGGCCGTGCTGGCCTGCCTGCTGGCCTGCGTGTGCTACGGCGTCTCGGCCAGCTACACCAAGCGCTACCTGTCCGGCCTGCCGCCGCTGGTCACGGCCGCAGGCAGCCAGATCGGCGCCACGCTGGGCCTGGCCCTGCCGGCGCTCTGGCTGTGGCCCGCGCGCATGCCGGGCACCTCGGCCTGGCTGGCCCTGCTGGCCGTCGGCGTGCTGTGCACCGGGCTCGCCTACATCCTGTTTTTCCGGTTGATCGAGAACGCCGGGCCGCAGCGTGCGCTGTCGGTAACATTTGTGGTGCCGATGTTTGCCGTGCTCTATGGCGTGCTCTTGCTCGGCGAAGCGGTGACAACCTGGATGGTGGTATGCGCTGCCGTGATTGTGTGCGGCACGGCCCTGTCGACCGGGCTGTTGAAGCTGCAGCGCGCACAGCCGTTGAGCACACAACAACCCAAGCCATGA
- a CDS encoding methylated-DNA--[protein]-cysteine S-methyltransferase, giving the protein MKFDRSIVQTTFQSPLGKMIIAATDKGLAGTWFAGQRHLPSQLVEPYVWPEDANHPVLKQAIAQLTEYFAGTRTVFDLPLDLDYGTPFQQTVWQALLAIPQGGTTSYGELSSRIGKPAAVRAVGAAIGRNPVSVIVPCHRVLGADGSLTGYAGGLDKKTALLKLEGALMKETLT; this is encoded by the coding sequence ATGAAATTTGACCGCTCCATCGTTCAGACCACGTTCCAAAGCCCTCTGGGCAAAATGATCATCGCCGCAACGGACAAGGGCCTGGCCGGCACCTGGTTTGCCGGCCAACGCCACCTGCCGTCACAGCTGGTGGAGCCTTATGTGTGGCCCGAAGACGCCAACCACCCGGTGCTGAAACAGGCCATTGCACAGCTCACCGAGTACTTCGCCGGAACGCGCACGGTGTTTGATCTGCCCCTGGACCTGGACTACGGCACGCCCTTTCAGCAAACGGTGTGGCAGGCCCTGCTGGCCATACCGCAGGGCGGCACCACCAGCTATGGCGAGCTCAGCAGCCGCATCGGCAAACCGGCGGCCGTGCGCGCCGTGGGCGCGGCGATCGGGCGCAACCCGGTCAGCGTCATCGTGCCCTGCCACCGCGTGCTGGGCGCCGACGGCTCGCTCACCGGCTATGCGGGCGGCCTCGACAAAAAAACAGCACTGCTCAAGCTTGAGGGTGCGCTCATGAAGGAGACCCTGACTTGA
- a CDS encoding DNA-3-methyladenine glycosylase 2 family protein: MTSAQPPLADNDCYLALKARDARFDGSFFTGVTSTGIYCRPVCSVKTPKRENCRFFSHAAQAESAGFRPCLRCRPELAPHSVVWSIQDASYILAHQAARLLDEPELSDEAPSVEKLAARLGVSDRHVRRIFEAQFGVSPMQYLQTRRLHTAKQLLADTSLPITQVALISGFASVRRFNAAFVEHYKLNPTQLRRQGVSDAGHINGTAPGITIRLGYRPPYDVAAMLGFFSKRTISAIEFVAADAQHPSIGRTFRVESGGKVHAGWLLAAFDETRSRLVLNVSDSLREVLPLVIRRVRATFDLDADPAAINSVLHAGFPQGDGLRVPGALDGYELAVRAVLGQQITVAAARTLAQRMVDRFGEPVQTPWPQLTRLFPAPAMLAAASGDALGQLGIVRQRQAAIVGIAQAVADKRLQLHSGADVHATLEALKALPGIGDWTAQYIAMRALRWPDAFPAGDVALHKAMGVQGLKNPAREAELASHAWKPWRSYAVIRAWSGTLERPG; encoded by the coding sequence ATGACCAGCGCCCAGCCCCCCCTCGCCGACAACGACTGCTACCTCGCCCTGAAGGCGCGGGACGCACGCTTTGACGGCAGTTTTTTTACCGGTGTTACATCCACCGGCATCTACTGCCGGCCGGTCTGCAGCGTCAAAACACCCAAGCGCGAAAACTGCCGGTTTTTCAGCCATGCGGCACAGGCCGAAAGCGCCGGCTTTCGTCCCTGCCTGCGCTGCCGGCCCGAACTGGCGCCGCACTCGGTGGTGTGGTCCATCCAGGACGCGTCCTACATCCTGGCCCACCAGGCGGCCCGCCTGCTGGACGAGCCTGAGCTGTCCGACGAAGCCCCTTCGGTCGAAAAACTGGCGGCGCGGCTGGGCGTGAGCGACCGCCACGTGCGGCGGATTTTCGAGGCGCAGTTTGGCGTGTCGCCCATGCAGTACCTGCAGACGCGCCGGCTGCACACCGCCAAGCAGTTGCTGGCCGATACCAGCCTGCCCATCACGCAGGTTGCGCTGATCAGCGGCTTTGCCAGCGTGCGGCGCTTCAATGCCGCCTTTGTCGAGCACTACAAGCTAAACCCCACGCAGCTGCGGCGCCAGGGGGTGAGCGATGCCGGCCACATCAACGGCACCGCGCCGGGCATCACCATCCGGCTGGGCTACCGGCCCCCTTACGACGTGGCGGCCATGCTCGGATTTTTTAGCAAACGCACCATCAGCGCTATTGAATTCGTGGCTGCCGATGCGCAACACCCCTCGATAGGCAGGACATTTCGTGTGGAGTCGGGCGGCAAGGTACATGCCGGCTGGCTGCTGGCGGCCTTTGATGAAACCCGTTCCCGGCTGGTGCTCAACGTCAGCGACTCGCTGCGCGAGGTGCTGCCGCTGGTGATTCGCCGGGTGCGCGCCACGTTTGACCTCGACGCCGACCCTGCGGCCATCAACAGCGTGCTGCATGCCGGCTTTCCGCAGGGCGATGGCCTGCGCGTGCCCGGTGCGCTCGATGGCTATGAGCTGGCCGTGCGCGCGGTGCTGGGCCAGCAGATCACCGTGGCCGCGGCGCGCACGCTGGCGCAGCGCATGGTCGACCGCTTTGGCGAGCCGGTGCAAACCCCCTGGCCGCAGCTGACCCGGCTGTTCCCGGCGCCTGCCATGCTGGCCGCCGCCAGCGGCGATGCGCTGGGGCAGCTCGGCATAGTCAGGCAGCGCCAGGCCGCCATTGTGGGCATTGCGCAAGCGGTGGCCGACAAACGCCTGCAGCTGCACAGCGGCGCCGATGTGCATGCCACGCTGGAGGCGCTGAAGGCCTTGCCCGGCATCGGCGACTGGACCGCGCAGTACATCGCCATGCGCGCCCTGCGCTGGCCCGATGCGTTTCCGGCGGGCGATGTGGCGCTGCACAAGGCGATGGGCGTGCAGGGACTGAAAAATCCGGCCCGGGAAGCCGAGTTGGCCTCGCATGCGTGGAAGCCCTGGCGCAGCTATGCCGTGATCCGCGCGTGGAGCGGCACGCTGGAGCGGCCCGGTTGA
- a CDS encoding phosphomannomutase/phosphoglucomutase, whose translation MQVSASIFKAYDIRGVVPSTINDEMAEALGKAFGTVALAEGEKTVAVGRDGRLSGPSLSAALMRGLAASGVNVIDVGMVTTPMLYFAANTLATSGIQVTGSHNPKDYNGFKMVLAGRAIYGEDIQALRRLIESEGWAQPAQGGTISRVDVEKDYRDRIVSGIKLERPLKIVIDSGNGIAGASAPAIFRALGCEVTELFSEVDGNFPNHHPDPSKPENLQDLIKALQSGNAELGLAFDGDGDRLGIVTKDGQNIYPDRQMMLFARDVLSRVPGGTILFDVKCSQRLAPEIEAAGGVPLMYKTGHSLIKAKMKEINSPLGGEMSGHIFFKERWFGFDDGTYAGARLLEILSRVPDAGILLNGLPTSFSTPELNVACKEGEPHTVVEALTKAAHFPAPAKISTIDGIRVDWPDGFGLIRASNTTPVLVLRFEGHTQQALERIEADMLALLRSVKPDASFAAAAH comes from the coding sequence ATGCAAGTCAGCGCATCCATTTTCAAGGCCTATGACATTCGCGGCGTCGTGCCGTCCACCATCAACGATGAGATGGCCGAGGCCCTTGGAAAAGCCTTTGGCACGGTGGCGTTGGCGGAAGGGGAGAAAACCGTGGCCGTGGGCCGCGACGGCCGGCTCAGCGGGCCCTCGCTCAGCGCGGCGCTCATGCGCGGCCTGGCAGCATCCGGCGTCAATGTGATCGATGTCGGCATGGTCACCACGCCCATGCTGTATTTCGCGGCCAACACCCTGGCCACCTCCGGCATCCAGGTCACCGGCAGCCACAACCCCAAGGACTACAACGGCTTCAAGATGGTGCTGGCCGGCCGGGCGATTTACGGTGAAGACATCCAGGCCCTGCGCCGCCTGATCGAATCGGAAGGCTGGGCGCAGCCGGCGCAGGGCGGCACCATCAGCCGCGTCGATGTTGAAAAGGATTACCGCGACCGCATCGTTTCCGGCATCAAGCTGGAGCGGCCGCTGAAGATCGTCATCGACTCAGGCAATGGCATTGCCGGTGCCTCGGCCCCCGCCATTTTTCGGGCCCTGGGGTGCGAAGTGACCGAGCTGTTCAGCGAAGTCGACGGCAACTTTCCCAACCACCACCCCGACCCGAGCAAACCCGAGAACCTGCAGGACTTGATCAAGGCGCTGCAAAGCGGCAACGCAGAACTGGGCCTGGCGTTTGACGGCGACGGCGACCGGCTGGGCATTGTGACCAAAGACGGGCAGAACATCTACCCCGACCGGCAGATGATGCTGTTTGCGCGCGACGTGCTGTCGCGCGTGCCGGGCGGCACGATCCTGTTCGACGTGAAGTGCTCGCAGCGCCTGGCGCCCGAGATCGAGGCGGCCGGCGGCGTGCCGCTGATGTACAAGACCGGCCACTCGCTGATCAAGGCCAAGATGAAGGAAATCAATTCGCCGCTGGGCGGCGAGATGAGCGGCCACATCTTCTTCAAGGAGCGCTGGTTTGGTTTTGATGACGGCACCTACGCCGGTGCACGCCTGCTCGAGATCCTAAGCCGCGTGCCGGATGCGGGCATCCTTCTCAACGGCCTGCCCACCAGTTTCAGCACGCCGGAGCTTAACGTCGCCTGCAAGGAAGGCGAGCCCCACACCGTGGTGGAAGCACTGACCAAAGCCGCCCACTTTCCGGCACCCGCCAAAATCTCCACCATCGACGGCATCCGCGTGGACTGGCCCGATGGCTTTGGCCTCATTCGCGCTTCCAACACCACGCCGGTGCTGGTGCTCCGCTTCGAGGGCCACACGCAGCAGGCGCTGGAGCGCATCGAGGCCGACATGCTCGCGCTGTTGCGCAGCGTGAAGCCCGACGCCAGCTTCGCCGCCGCGGCACATTAG
- the waaC gene encoding lipopolysaccharide heptosyltransferase I: MKILLVKLSSLGDVVHTLPVVQDIRAALPDAQIDWVVEKSFAPLLARCAGLRRVIPCEIRRWRKSPLAALTRAEWSAFKAQLRQESYDAVIDLQGLTKSALVARLARLASPGGKRYALANQTDGSGYEAPTRWVADVAIHIAPQTAAVQRSRQLAAQALGYDLRAEPDFGLRLPPARERNGKSAPEEIASPAGLERVAFVHGTSRADKEWPLDHWIELGQRLVAGGCQLALPHGNAKELATSRAIAEALNEPGSPVVATVWPLLSLDALTDELARCAGVIGVDSGVSHIAVALDLPHVQIYNFDTAWRTGPPAPADAGAPARRQVSVFAQPTPSVDVVWQAWLACRQAPAAAHTTIVAAP; the protein is encoded by the coding sequence GTGAAAATCCTGTTAGTCAAGCTGTCGTCGCTGGGTGACGTAGTCCACACCTTGCCCGTGGTGCAGGACATCCGTGCTGCCTTGCCCGACGCGCAGATTGACTGGGTGGTCGAAAAATCATTTGCCCCCTTGCTGGCGCGTTGCGCGGGCCTGCGCCGCGTCATCCCGTGCGAGATCAGGCGCTGGCGCAAGTCGCCCCTGGCGGCGCTCACGCGCGCAGAGTGGAGTGCCTTCAAGGCACAGCTGCGGCAGGAAAGTTACGACGCCGTCATCGATCTGCAGGGCCTTACCAAGTCCGCGCTGGTGGCGCGGCTGGCCCGGCTGGCCAGCCCCGGCGGCAAGCGCTATGCGCTGGCCAACCAGACCGATGGCTCGGGCTATGAGGCGCCGACGCGCTGGGTGGCCGACGTGGCGATCCACATCGCGCCGCAGACCGCTGCCGTGCAGCGCTCCCGCCAGTTGGCGGCGCAGGCGCTGGGCTACGACCTGCGGGCCGAACCAGACTTTGGATTGAGGCTGCCTCCAGCCCGAGAAAGAAACGGGAAGAGTGCTCCTGAAGAGATAGCAAGCCCGGCGGGCCTGGAACGGGTGGCCTTTGTGCACGGCACCTCGCGCGCCGACAAGGAATGGCCGCTGGACCACTGGATAGAGCTCGGCCAGCGCCTGGTCGCGGGGGGCTGCCAGCTGGCCTTGCCGCACGGCAATGCAAAGGAACTGGCAACGAGCCGGGCCATTGCAGAGGCGCTCAACGAACCGGGAAGCCCTGTGGTGGCCACCGTGTGGCCCCTGCTGTCGCTCGATGCCCTGACGGACGAGCTGGCGCGCTGCGCCGGCGTGATCGGTGTGGACAGCGGCGTGAGCCACATTGCCGTGGCGCTCGATTTGCCGCATGTGCAGATCTACAACTTCGATACCGCGTGGCGAACCGGGCCACCGGCGCCTGCGGATGCCGGCGCGCCCGCGCGGCGGCAGGTCAGCGTGTTTGCGCAACCCACCCCCAGCGTTGATGTCGTGTGGCAGGCCTGGCTGGCTTGCCGGCAGGCCCCTGCGGCGGCGCATACGACCATTGTGGCCGCCCCATGA
- a CDS encoding 3-deoxy-D-manno-octulosonic acid transferase, whose product MSQLLLRLYSLAMVLAQPMLRRKLARRGQREPGYLTAVEERFGHYTQPAETSSELVWVHAVSLGETRTAAMLLKALRAQYPGLRILLTHGTATGRAEGAALLQPGDVQVWQPWDSLAAVARFFNHFRPRLGLLMETEIWPNTVAAARARAMPLVLVNGRLSDKSLQQALRIALLSLPAYGALAAVYAQTEDDARRFRQLGAPVTGVFGNLKFDATPSAGQQTQGRAWRQALAQPVLMFASSREGEEADFLKQIKAATQEKVELSAMSSAANESARAFHALIVPRHPQRFDEVAALVEQHGLRVSRRSQWTGGPADSDEARQADVWLGDSLGEMALYYGLSDVALLGGSFAPLGGQNLIEAAACGCPVVMGPHTFNFAEAAELAEAEGAALRVADMPEAVQAALVLVSDLPALAAAVDSGLAFAARNRGAAAKTLDALRAYL is encoded by the coding sequence ATGAGCCAGCTGTTGCTGCGGCTTTATTCGCTGGCCATGGTGCTGGCGCAACCCATGCTGCGTCGCAAGCTGGCGCGGCGCGGCCAGCGCGAGCCCGGCTATCTGACGGCGGTTGAAGAGCGCTTTGGCCACTACACCCAGCCGGCCGAGACTTCTTCCGAACTGGTGTGGGTGCATGCTGTGTCACTCGGGGAAACACGTACCGCGGCCATGCTGCTCAAGGCCTTGCGCGCGCAGTACCCGGGCCTGCGAATTTTGCTCACGCACGGCACGGCCACCGGCCGCGCCGAGGGTGCGGCGCTGCTGCAGCCCGGCGATGTGCAGGTGTGGCAACCCTGGGACAGCCTGGCTGCCGTGGCGCGTTTTTTCAATCACTTCAGGCCACGGCTGGGCCTGCTGATGGAAACCGAGATATGGCCCAACACCGTGGCCGCTGCCCGCGCGCGCGCCATGCCGCTGGTGCTCGTCAATGGACGCCTGTCAGACAAATCATTGCAGCAGGCGCTGCGCATCGCGCTGCTGTCTTTGCCGGCCTACGGCGCGCTAGCCGCGGTGTACGCGCAGACCGAAGACGACGCGCGGCGCTTTCGTCAGCTTGGCGCGCCGGTGACCGGCGTGTTTGGCAACCTCAAGTTTGATGCCACGCCCAGCGCCGGCCAGCAGACGCAAGGCCGGGCATGGCGGCAGGCGCTGGCACAGCCGGTGCTGATGTTCGCCAGTTCGCGCGAAGGCGAAGAAGCCGATTTCCTCAAGCAGATAAAGGCTGCGACCCAGGAAAAAGTTGAGCTGTCAGCCATGAGTTCGGCAGCCAATGAATCCGCCAGGGCTTTCCATGCACTGATCGTTCCCCGCCACCCGCAGCGCTTCGACGAAGTGGCGGCCCTGGTGGAGCAGCACGGCCTGCGCGTGTCGCGCCGCTCGCAGTGGACGGGCGGCCCCGCCGACAGCGACGAAGCCCGGCAGGCCGATGTCTGGCTTGGCGACTCCCTGGGCGAGATGGCGCTGTACTACGGCCTCAGCGATGTGGCCCTGCTCGGTGGCAGCTTTGCGCCCCTGGGCGGCCAGAATTTAATCGAGGCCGCAGCCTGCGGCTGCCCGGTGGTGATGGGGCCACACACCTTCAACTTTGCCGAGGCCGCCGAGCTGGCCGAGGCCGAAGGCGCAGCCCTGCGCGTAGCCGACATGCCCGAGGCCGTCCAGGCCGCGTTGGTTTTGGTGAGCGACCTGCCGGCGCTGGCAGCGGCCGTGGATTCCGGCCTGGCGTTCGCGGCCCGCAATCGGGGTGCGGCTGCAAAGACGCTGGATGCGTTGCGCGCCTACTTGTGA
- a CDS encoding YybH family protein: protein MTTNELDSAIEQSHAALAAILRGDPTLYQALYSDADDVTLGNPFGPYAHGRQKVDATVAGAASHYRDGEVTGIDLIANYVSDDLACIVEVERGRTKVGGGAELVPVALRVTSVFRLERGNWKLVHRHADPITAPRPAASVISE from the coding sequence ATGACCACAAATGAACTCGACAGTGCGATCGAACAGAGCCACGCAGCTCTAGCCGCGATACTGAGAGGCGACCCCACTCTTTACCAAGCCTTGTACTCTGATGCAGATGACGTAACTCTGGGCAATCCCTTCGGGCCGTACGCACACGGTCGGCAGAAGGTTGATGCAACAGTAGCCGGCGCCGCCTCGCACTACCGCGATGGAGAGGTCACCGGCATCGACCTCATAGCGAACTATGTCTCTGACGATCTCGCATGCATTGTCGAGGTGGAACGCGGACGAACTAAGGTCGGCGGTGGCGCAGAACTCGTTCCAGTGGCTCTACGCGTGACCAGCGTGTTTCGGCTAGAACGCGGCAATTGGAAGCTCGTTCATCGGCACGCGGACCCGATTACGGCACCACGTCCGGCAGCGTCTGTTATCAGTGAATAG
- a CDS encoding phosphate ABC transporter substrate-binding protein — MSLHLPLKLSRFTIALLWALVSSLAWGAEQIVLDGSSGMLPLAKALASAYQQRSSDPQVEIGKGLGAGARLRALAEGKIQIALASHGITPEDVQKGNLKIIEVAKGAIVFAVNASVPITNFTESQVCDAYSGKIRSWQPLGGSDNSVAVLTRPPTEVDPEVIRAKVGCFKELKEIETAKVMARGGDMAKALAETPYALGMTSMTVVEQSAGKVRALTLNGIAPTAENVKSGRYFLTRDFLFVIKGEPTGPVKRFLDFVLSPEGDRAIQANGAVPLR, encoded by the coding sequence ATGTCGCTGCATTTACCTTTGAAGCTTTCGCGGTTCACGATCGCACTGTTGTGGGCGCTGGTGAGTTCGTTGGCATGGGGAGCGGAACAGATCGTCCTCGACGGTTCAAGTGGAATGCTCCCACTCGCGAAGGCTCTTGCTTCGGCCTATCAACAGCGATCTTCCGATCCTCAGGTGGAGATCGGAAAGGGCCTTGGAGCGGGGGCAAGACTCCGAGCCCTGGCCGAGGGCAAGATTCAGATCGCGCTGGCCAGCCATGGCATCACACCTGAGGATGTGCAGAAGGGAAACCTGAAAATCATCGAGGTGGCGAAGGGGGCAATTGTGTTCGCGGTCAACGCCAGCGTTCCCATCACCAACTTTACCGAGTCGCAGGTATGTGATGCTTACAGCGGAAAGATTCGAAGCTGGCAACCCTTGGGCGGCTCCGATAATTCCGTGGCCGTGCTCACCCGGCCGCCTACGGAAGTGGACCCCGAGGTCATTCGGGCCAAAGTTGGCTGCTTCAAGGAACTAAAAGAGATCGAGACGGCAAAGGTGATGGCTCGCGGTGGCGACATGGCCAAAGCGCTTGCGGAGACGCCGTACGCACTCGGGATGACGAGCATGACCGTAGTGGAACAGAGTGCAGGAAAAGTGAGGGCGTTGACCCTGAACGGTATTGCTCCCACAGCGGAGAATGTGAAGAGCGGCCGCTACTTTCTGACGCGTGACTTTCTATTCGTTATCAAAGGGGAGCCAACAGGCCCGGTGAAGCGATTTCTCGATTTCGTCTTGAGTCCGGAGGGGGACCGCGCCATCCAAGCAAACGGCGCGGTGCCGCTACGATAG